In Chitinophagaceae bacterium, the following proteins share a genomic window:
- a CDS encoding type I restriction-modification system subunit M: protein MTSTAQRAELQAKIWKIANDVRGSVDGWDFKQFVLGTLFYRFISENFTNYIEGGDDSINYANYPDKDLTPEIKIDAIKTKGYFIYPSQLFVNVAKTANTNPNLNTDLKAIFDAIESSANGFPSEPDIKGLFADFDTTSSRLGNTVESKNSRLAAVLKGVEDLNFGNFEDNQIDLFGDAYEFLISNYAANAGKSGGEFFTPQHVSKLIAQLAMHKQEKVNKIYDPACGSGSLLLQAKKHFDNRIIEEGFYGQEVNHTTYNLARMNMFLHNINYDKFNIALGNTLIDPHYGDEKPFDAIVSNPPYSIKWKGDEDPTLINDYRFAPAGVLAPKSKADFAFVLHALSYLSSKGRAALVCFPGIFYRGGAEQKIRKYLVDNNFVETVISLAPNLFYGTSISVTLLVLSKHKTENKTQFIDASGEDFFKKVTNNNVLEDKHIEQIMEIFDNKKDVEYVTKTIDNAKIAENDYNLSVSSYITAKDNREQVEIKQLNKEISRTVAKINALRLSIDDIINEIEV from the coding sequence ATGACAAGCACAGCACAAAGAGCAGAATTGCAAGCTAAAATATGGAAAATAGCCAACGATGTTCGTGGCTCTGTTGACGGATGGGACTTTAAACAGTTTGTATTAGGTACACTGTTCTATCGCTTCATTAGCGAAAACTTCACCAATTACATTGAAGGTGGTGACGATAGCATTAACTATGCCAACTATCCTGACAAAGACCTTACGCCCGAAATAAAAATTGATGCGATAAAAACAAAAGGTTATTTCATATATCCAAGCCAGCTTTTTGTGAATGTTGCCAAAACAGCCAATACAAACCCAAATCTAAATACAGATTTAAAAGCCATTTTTGATGCTATTGAAAGTTCTGCAAATGGCTTTCCATCCGAACCCGATATAAAAGGATTATTTGCCGACTTTGATACAACCAGTTCACGACTCGGAAATACAGTAGAATCCAAAAACAGCCGTTTAGCTGCCGTTTTGAAAGGTGTAGAAGATCTGAATTTTGGAAATTTTGAAGACAATCAAATTGACCTTTTTGGTGATGCTTATGAATTTTTGATTTCTAATTATGCCGCCAATGCAGGAAAATCAGGTGGTGAGTTTTTTACACCGCAACACGTTTCAAAACTCATTGCACAACTTGCTATGCACAAGCAAGAAAAAGTAAACAAAATATACGACCCTGCTTGTGGTTCTGGTTCTTTACTTCTACAAGCCAAAAAGCATTTCGACAACCGTATTATTGAAGAAGGCTTTTACGGGCAGGAAGTGAACCACACTACTTACAACCTTGCCCGTATGAATATGTTTTTGCACAACATCAATTACGACAAGTTTAATATAGCCCTTGGTAATACCCTCATTGACCCACACTATGGAGATGAGAAACCTTTTGATGCCATAGTTTCAAATCCACCATATTCAATAAAATGGAAAGGTGACGAAGACCCAACGCTTATTAATGATTATCGTTTTGCTCCTGCCGGCGTATTGGCACCTAAATCGAAGGCAGATTTTGCCTTTGTATTACATGCCCTAAGTTATCTATCCAGTAAAGGCAGGGCTGCATTGGTTTGTTTCCCAGGTATCTTTTATCGTGGTGGGGCCGAACAAAAAATTAGAAAGTACTTGGTGGATAATAATTTTGTAGAAACAGTAATCTCTTTAGCACCCAATCTATTTTATGGCACATCTATTTCTGTAACGCTTTTGGTGCTTTCTAAACATAAAACCGAAAATAAAACCCAATTTATTGATGCCAGTGGCGAAGATTTCTTTAAAAAAGTAACCAATAATAATGTGCTAGAAGACAAACACATTGAGCAAATTATGGAAATCTTTGATAATAAAAAAGATGTAGAGTATGTGACTAAAACTATCGACAACGCTAAAATAGCGGAAAATGATTATAACCTTTCGGTGAGTTCGTATATAACAGCAAAAGACAACCGAGAGCAGGTAGAAATTAAACAGCTAAACAAAGAAATTTCAAGAACAGTAGCGAAAATAAATGCCTTGCGATTGAGTATTGATGACATAATAAACGAGATAGAAGTCTAG